One window of Streptomyces sp. NBC_00273 genomic DNA carries:
- a CDS encoding acyl-CoA dehydrogenase, translating to MDLTYTEEEQDFRARLRAWLAKVLPELPAKPSPDDWPGRRAYDLGWQRRLYEAGYAGLHWPVDAGGRGATPTQHLIFLEETERAGAPYVGANFVGLLHAGPTIAAEGTAEQRARWLPPVLRGDEVWCQGFSEPDAGSDLASLRTRAVRDGDDYVISGSKIWTSHAEVADWCELLVRTDPGAPKHRGISWLAMPMDAPGVSVRPLRTLAGSAEFAQVFLDEVRVPVANRVGAENDGWRVTMVTLSFERGTAFVGEVVACRRTLGELARTAKANGRWDDPVLRRRLGRLYGEFGALWRLTQWNVSEAERSAGGVPGTGGSVFKLAYSHARQELYDTAAEVLGARSLSLEEEWTLDRLSSLSYTIAAGTSQIQRNIVAERILGLPKGR from the coding sequence ATGGACCTGACCTACACCGAGGAGGAGCAGGACTTCCGGGCCCGGCTGCGCGCCTGGCTCGCCAAGGTGCTCCCCGAGCTGCCCGCCAAGCCGTCCCCCGACGACTGGCCGGGCCGGCGCGCGTACGACCTGGGCTGGCAGCGCCGGCTGTACGAGGCCGGGTACGCGGGCCTGCACTGGCCGGTGGACGCCGGCGGCCGCGGAGCCACGCCGACCCAGCACCTGATCTTCCTGGAGGAGACCGAGCGCGCCGGGGCCCCGTACGTCGGCGCGAACTTCGTCGGGCTGCTGCACGCCGGACCCACGATCGCCGCCGAGGGCACGGCGGAGCAGCGGGCGCGCTGGCTGCCGCCCGTACTGCGCGGCGACGAGGTGTGGTGCCAGGGCTTCAGCGAGCCGGACGCGGGCTCCGACCTGGCCTCCCTGCGGACGCGGGCCGTGCGCGACGGCGACGACTACGTGATCAGCGGGTCGAAGATCTGGACCTCGCACGCGGAGGTCGCCGACTGGTGCGAGCTGCTGGTGCGCACCGATCCCGGGGCGCCCAAGCACCGGGGGATCTCCTGGCTGGCCATGCCGATGGACGCGCCGGGGGTGAGCGTACGGCCGCTGCGCACGCTCGCCGGGTCGGCGGAGTTCGCGCAGGTGTTCCTCGACGAGGTACGGGTCCCGGTGGCCAACCGGGTCGGCGCGGAGAACGACGGCTGGCGGGTCACCATGGTCACGCTGTCCTTCGAGCGGGGCACCGCCTTCGTCGGCGAGGTCGTCGCCTGCCGCCGGACCCTGGGGGAACTGGCCCGGACGGCGAAGGCCAACGGCCGGTGGGACGACCCGGTGCTGCGGCGCAGGCTGGGCCGGCTGTACGGGGAGTTCGGCGCGTTGTGGCGGCTCACCCAGTGGAACGTCAGCGAGGCCGAGCGGTCGGCGGGCGGGGTCCCCGGCACCGGCGGTTCCGTCTTCAAGCTCGCCTACTCGCACGCCCGCCAGGAGCTGTACGACACGGCGGCGGAGGTCCTCGGGGCCCGGTCCCTGTCGTTGGAGGAGGAGTGGACCCTGGACCGGCTCTCCTCCCTCTCGTACACGATCGCGGCGGGCACCTCGCAGATCCAGCGCAACATCGTGGCCGAGCGGATCCTCGGCCTCCCGAAGGGCCGGTGA
- a CDS encoding acyl-CoA dehydrogenase family protein, which produces MDFQPTEDQKDLRAGVRDLLAGRYGREALRASVDTGASVDRALWRELGEAGFFALRLPESEGGVGLGLPEAVLVFEEAGRALVPGPLVATHLAAGVVPGAAAGKAVVSAFDLDGPLVAHLGEADAVLGASGVPAGEPVRSVDPLTPLHRVAVAGDASAYREAGALLTAALQLGSALRTVELAVRYAGEREQFGQPIGAFQAVKHLCARMLVRAEVARTAVYAAAVTGDAGEVAAAKLLADGAAVQGARDCLQVHGGMGFTWEADVHLHLKRAWVRAEQWRTAAQAQELLAQELLGSVEEAGQAG; this is translated from the coding sequence GTGGACTTCCAGCCGACCGAGGACCAGAAGGACCTGCGGGCGGGCGTACGGGACCTGCTGGCGGGCCGGTACGGACGCGAGGCGCTGCGGGCGTCGGTGGACACGGGCGCGAGCGTGGACCGCGCACTGTGGCGGGAGCTCGGCGAGGCGGGCTTCTTCGCGTTGCGCCTGCCGGAATCCGAGGGCGGTGTGGGCCTGGGGCTGCCCGAGGCCGTGCTGGTCTTCGAGGAGGCCGGACGGGCGCTGGTGCCGGGGCCGCTGGTGGCCACGCACCTGGCCGCCGGGGTGGTCCCGGGGGCGGCGGCGGGGAAGGCGGTGGTGAGCGCCTTCGACCTGGACGGGCCGCTGGTGGCCCACCTCGGGGAGGCGGACGCGGTGCTGGGGGCGTCCGGGGTGCCCGCGGGCGAGCCGGTGCGTTCGGTGGACCCGCTGACCCCGCTGCACCGGGTGGCGGTGGCGGGCGACGCCTCGGCGTACCGGGAGGCGGGGGCGCTGCTGACGGCCGCGCTCCAGCTCGGGAGCGCGCTGCGGACGGTGGAGCTGGCGGTGCGGTACGCGGGCGAGCGCGAGCAGTTCGGGCAGCCGATCGGGGCGTTCCAGGCGGTCAAGCACCTGTGTGCGCGGATGCTGGTGCGGGCGGAGGTGGCCCGTACGGCGGTCTACGCGGCGGCGGTGACGGGGGACGCGGGCGAGGTGGCCGCGGCCAAGCTCCTGGCGGACGGGGCGGCGGTGCAGGGTGCCCGGGACTGCCTGCAGGTGCACGGCGGGATGGGCTTCACCTGGGAGGCGGACGTGCACCTGCACCTGAAGCGGGCCTGGGTGCGGGCCGAGCAGTGGCGGACGGCGGCGCAGGCGCAGGAGCTGCTGGCGCAGGAGCTGCTGGGCTCGGTGGAGGAGGCCGGGCAGGCGGGGTAG
- a CDS encoding ATP-binding protein — protein MQVLQVQLEVGADPAEVGRARRWARSRLAGSGIGDDEPLAETLILLISELVTNAVVHTGCPAVLRMLFGGPGVRVEVADASDRAPNRRQACGEDTGGRGLELVDGLADRWGWQREGAGKRIWCEIDRAQKTTSDCASERPSDGPSESHTPPREPRVYL, from the coding sequence GTGCAGGTGCTTCAGGTTCAGCTGGAGGTCGGTGCGGATCCCGCCGAGGTCGGCCGGGCCCGCCGGTGGGCGCGTTCCCGGTTGGCGGGTTCGGGCATAGGGGACGACGAGCCGCTCGCCGAGACGCTGATCCTGCTGATCTCCGAGCTGGTCACGAACGCGGTCGTGCACACGGGCTGTCCGGCCGTGCTGCGGATGCTGTTCGGGGGGCCGGGGGTGCGGGTCGAGGTGGCCGACGCGAGCGACCGGGCGCCGAACCGCCGGCAGGCGTGCGGGGAGGACACGGGCGGTCGCGGCCTGGAGCTGGTCGACGGGCTGGCGGACCGCTGGGGCTGGCAGCGCGAGGGCGCGGGTAAACGGATCTGGTGCGAGATCGACCGCGCGCAGAAGACGACCTCGGACTGCGCGTCCGAGAGGCCCTCGGACGGCCCGTCGGAAAGCCATACTCCACCGCGGGAACCGCGCGTGTACCTCTAA
- a CDS encoding TOPRIM nucleotidyl transferase/hydrolase domain-containing protein → MADMQAFRAAVDDWASGGSGGAASELAAHLDVRTAVLLEGPSDLAAVEALAARRGRDLAAEGVCVVPMGGAMSVARYTGLLGPPGLGLRLTGLCDEREQPFYDRALERAGAPRQGFFVCVADLEDELIRALGTARIEEILRAEGDLRSWETFGRQPAQHGRPRQQQLRRFLGTKKGRKIRYGRLLVEALDPDRAPAPLDDLLASL, encoded by the coding sequence ATGGCGGACATGCAGGCGTTCCGGGCAGCGGTCGACGACTGGGCGAGCGGCGGTTCCGGCGGGGCCGCGAGCGAGCTGGCCGCCCACCTGGACGTGCGGACGGCGGTGCTGCTGGAAGGGCCCAGCGACCTCGCGGCCGTCGAGGCGCTCGCCGCGCGGCGCGGCCGCGACCTCGCCGCCGAGGGGGTGTGCGTCGTACCGATGGGCGGGGCGATGAGCGTGGCCCGCTACACCGGCCTCCTCGGGCCGCCCGGCCTCGGCCTGCGCCTGACCGGACTGTGCGACGAGCGCGAGCAGCCCTTCTACGACCGGGCGCTGGAACGGGCCGGGGCACCGCGGCAGGGCTTCTTCGTGTGCGTGGCGGACCTGGAGGACGAACTCATCCGCGCACTGGGCACCGCGAGGATCGAGGAGATCCTCCGGGCCGAGGGCGATCTCCGGTCCTGGGAGACCTTCGGGCGCCAGCCCGCCCAGCACGGTCGGCCCCGGCAGCAGCAGTTGCGCCGCTTCCTCGGCACGAAGAAGGGACGCAAGATCCGCTACGGCCGTCTCCTCGTCGAGGCCCTCGACCCCGACCGGGCGCCGGCCCCGCTCGACGATCTCCTCGCGAGCCTGTGA
- a CDS encoding cyclase family protein, giving the protein MTLPAEFHDIAKRVNNWGRWGADDEIGTLNLITDEVVRGAAAQIRTGRRIPLALPLKEDGVQVGMIPGRINPLHTMVQINQELFGPGTVACSDDAVSMGLQAGTHWDALTHVSHSGKIYNGRPAGTITAHGRAEFSGIDKAGHIVSRGVLLDVARAKGLDRLPGDHAVTPGDLDEAAEFGGVTVRPGDIVLVRTGQIQAYLAGDKHGYGFPSPGLSIRTPEWFHARDVAAVANDTLTFEIFPPEIENLWLPVHALDLVEMGMHQGQNWNLEKLSTACAEENRYAFLLSAMPEPFVGGTGTPVAPVAVL; this is encoded by the coding sequence ATGACCCTGCCCGCCGAGTTCCACGACATCGCCAAGCGCGTCAACAACTGGGGACGCTGGGGCGCCGACGACGAGATCGGCACCCTGAACCTGATCACCGACGAGGTGGTCCGGGGCGCCGCGGCACAGATCCGCACCGGCCGCCGGATCCCGCTCGCCCTCCCGCTCAAGGAGGACGGGGTCCAGGTCGGCATGATCCCCGGCCGGATCAACCCGCTGCACACGATGGTGCAGATCAACCAGGAGCTCTTCGGCCCCGGCACGGTGGCGTGCAGCGACGACGCCGTGAGCATGGGCCTCCAGGCGGGCACCCACTGGGACGCCCTCACCCACGTCTCGCACTCGGGGAAGATCTACAACGGCCGCCCGGCCGGCACCATCACGGCGCACGGCCGCGCCGAGTTCAGCGGCATCGACAAGGCCGGCCACATCGTCTCGCGCGGGGTGCTCCTCGACGTCGCGCGCGCGAAGGGGCTGGACCGGCTTCCGGGCGACCACGCGGTGACCCCCGGGGACCTCGACGAAGCCGCGGAGTTCGGTGGGGTCACCGTCCGCCCCGGGGACATCGTCCTGGTCCGCACCGGCCAGATACAGGCCTACCTGGCGGGCGACAAGCACGGCTACGGCTTCCCCTCGCCCGGGCTGTCGATCCGTACGCCCGAGTGGTTCCACGCGCGGGACGTGGCGGCCGTCGCGAACGACACCCTGACCTTCGAGATCTTCCCGCCGGAGATCGAGAACCTGTGGCTGCCCGTGCACGCCCTCGACCTGGTCGAGATGGGCATGCACCAGGGCCAGAACTGGAACCTCGAAAAGTTGTCCACAGCCTGTGCAGAAGAGAACCGGTACGCGTTCCTCCTCTCCGCGATGCCGGAACCCTTCGTCGGCGGCACCGGTACCCCCGTGGCCCCGGTGGCCGTCCTCTGA
- a CDS encoding SDR family oxidoreductase → MGNFLAGKVVAVTGAGRGIGRAVALAAAAEGAKVVVNDYGVGIEGAEPTSEIAEAVVKEITALGGGAVAVADDISTMAGGQRLVDTALAQYGRIDGVVCVAGILRERMLFNMSEEEWDPVVATHLKGTFTVFRAASAVMRRQGTGTLIGFTSGNHQGSVAQANYSAAKGGIISLVRSAALGLAKYGVTANAVAPVARTRMSAGVPMELKEIGEPEDVAALVTYLLSDRARAEDITGQVYTIAGPKIAVWAQPRELRAGYAEGSWTPEKIADFLPGTVGTDPMPMLAQLEAMAKAAAAKDRPNA, encoded by the coding sequence GTGGGGAACTTCTTGGCAGGCAAGGTCGTCGCCGTCACCGGCGCCGGCCGGGGCATCGGGCGGGCCGTGGCACTCGCCGCGGCCGCCGAGGGCGCCAAGGTCGTCGTCAACGACTACGGGGTCGGGATCGAGGGCGCGGAGCCCACCAGCGAGATCGCCGAGGCCGTGGTGAAGGAGATCACCGCACTCGGCGGGGGCGCCGTCGCCGTCGCCGACGACATCTCCACCATGGCGGGCGGCCAGCGCCTCGTCGACACCGCGCTCGCGCAGTACGGCCGCATCGACGGCGTCGTGTGCGTGGCCGGCATCCTGCGCGAACGGATGCTCTTCAACATGTCCGAAGAGGAGTGGGACCCGGTCGTCGCCACCCACCTCAAGGGCACCTTCACCGTCTTCCGCGCCGCCTCCGCCGTCATGCGCAGGCAGGGCACGGGCACCCTGATCGGCTTCACCAGCGGCAACCACCAGGGCTCCGTCGCCCAGGCCAACTACAGCGCCGCCAAGGGCGGGATCATCTCGCTCGTCCGCTCCGCCGCACTGGGCCTGGCCAAGTACGGGGTCACGGCCAACGCCGTCGCACCCGTCGCCCGCACCCGCATGTCCGCGGGCGTCCCCATGGAGCTCAAGGAGATCGGCGAACCCGAGGACGTGGCGGCGCTGGTCACCTACCTGCTCAGCGACCGGGCCAGGGCCGAGGACATCACCGGCCAGGTCTACACGATCGCCGGCCCGAAGATCGCCGTCTGGGCGCAGCCGCGCGAGCTGCGCGCCGGATACGCCGAAGGCTCCTGGACGCCGGAGAAGATCGCCGACTTCCTGCCCGGCACGGTGGGCACCGACCCGATGCCGATGCTCGCGCAACTGGAGGCCATGGCCAAGGCGGCGGCCGCCAAGGACCGCCCCAACGCGTAG
- a CDS encoding acyl-CoA dehydrogenase family protein → MDFSFGAEDEELRGRARAWLTEHLVGPYARAVGLGGPGSEHEGAGIRRAWERELGRGGWIGQGWEADGWGNRRLSLTGQVVWAEEYAALRAPGRVGHIGENLLAPTLIAYGSPEQQGRFLPGIARGEELWCQGYSEPGAGSDLAGIRTAAVRDAADGLYRVTGQKIWTSLAQDADWCFVLARTEPGSRRHRGLSFLLVRMDQPGRVEVRPIRQMSGTSEFNEVFFDGAVAAEVVGAEGEGWTVAMGLLALERGVSTLVQQIGFAAELERVLAAYAARAASGAGDPVLRERLVRQWAELRTMRWNALRTLGAEGGAGGAGAPSVAKLLWGGWHRRLGELAVQVRGAAATAGPAGWAPGLPYELGLDEEQRLFLFTRADTIYGGSDEIQRNIIAERVLGLPKESS, encoded by the coding sequence GTGGACTTCAGCTTCGGGGCCGAGGACGAGGAGCTGCGCGGGCGCGCCCGGGCGTGGCTGACCGAGCACCTCGTGGGCCCGTACGCACGGGCCGTCGGCCTCGGCGGGCCGGGCAGCGAGCACGAGGGGGCCGGGATCCGGCGGGCCTGGGAGCGCGAGCTCGGCCGGGGCGGCTGGATCGGGCAGGGCTGGGAGGCCGACGGGTGGGGAAACCGGCGGCTGTCCCTGACCGGCCAGGTGGTGTGGGCCGAGGAGTACGCGGCCCTGCGCGCGCCCGGCCGGGTCGGCCACATCGGCGAGAACCTCCTCGCCCCGACGCTCATCGCCTACGGGTCGCCCGAGCAGCAGGGCCGCTTCCTGCCCGGCATCGCGCGGGGCGAGGAGCTGTGGTGCCAGGGCTACAGCGAGCCGGGCGCCGGATCCGACCTCGCGGGCATCCGTACGGCCGCGGTACGGGACGCGGCCGACGGCCTGTACCGGGTGACCGGGCAGAAGATCTGGACCTCGCTCGCCCAGGACGCCGACTGGTGCTTCGTGCTCGCCCGCACCGAGCCCGGCTCGCGCCGGCACCGGGGGCTCTCGTTCCTGCTCGTCCGCATGGACCAGCCCGGCCGCGTCGAGGTCCGGCCGATCCGGCAGATGTCGGGCACGAGCGAGTTCAACGAGGTCTTCTTCGACGGGGCGGTCGCAGCCGAGGTCGTCGGCGCCGAGGGCGAAGGCTGGACCGTGGCCATGGGCCTGCTCGCCCTGGAGCGCGGCGTCTCGACCCTGGTCCAGCAGATCGGCTTCGCGGCGGAACTGGAGCGCGTCCTGGCCGCGTACGCGGCGCGGGCCGCCTCGGGAGCCGGGGACCCCGTCCTGCGGGAGCGCCTGGTCCGGCAATGGGCCGAGCTGCGCACGATGCGGTGGAACGCGCTGCGCACCCTCGGCGCCGAGGGGGGCGCGGGCGGCGCGGGCGCGCCCAGCGTGGCGAAGCTGCTGTGGGGTGGCTGGCACCGGCGGCTCGGGGAGCTGGCGGTGCAGGTCCGCGGCGCGGCGGCCACGGCCGGGCCGGCGGGCTGGGCGCCCGGGCTCCCGTACGAACTCGGACTCGACGAGGAGCAGCGCCTGTTCCTGTTCACCCGCGCCGACACCATCTACGGCGGCTCGGACGAGATCCAGCGGAACATCATCGCCGAGCGCGTGCTCGGCCTGCCTAAGGAGTCCAGTTGA
- a CDS encoding Zn-dependent alcohol dehydrogenase, translated as MRGVVFDGKQAQVVDDLEIRDPGPGEVLVAIGAAGLCHSDLSVIDGTIPFPPPVVLGHEGAGVVEAVGPGVTHVVPGDHVALSTLANCGACADCDRGRPTMCRKAIGMPGQPFSRGGKPLFQFASNSAFAERTLVKAVQAVKIPADIPLTSAALIGCGVLTGVGAVLNRARVDRGETVVVIGTGGIGLNVLQGARIAGATTIVAVDANPAKEAVARQFGATHFIDASAVTDPSAAVREILPTGADHAFECVGNVKLIRQAIDLLDRHGQAVLLGVPGFREEASFLVSSMYLDKTIMGCRYGSSRPQRDIALYAELYRQGGLLLDELVTEVYPVEDFAKAVDDAHHGRVARGVLTF; from the coding sequence TTGAGAGGCGTCGTGTTCGACGGCAAGCAGGCTCAGGTGGTCGACGACCTGGAGATCCGGGACCCGGGGCCGGGGGAGGTGCTGGTCGCGATCGGCGCGGCCGGGCTGTGCCACAGCGACCTGTCGGTGATCGACGGGACGATCCCCTTCCCGCCGCCGGTGGTGCTCGGGCACGAGGGCGCGGGGGTCGTGGAGGCGGTGGGCCCGGGCGTCACCCACGTGGTGCCGGGCGATCACGTGGCGCTGTCCACCCTGGCCAACTGCGGGGCGTGCGCGGACTGCGACCGGGGTCGGCCGACGATGTGCCGCAAGGCGATCGGGATGCCGGGCCAGCCGTTCTCGCGGGGCGGGAAGCCGCTGTTCCAGTTCGCCTCCAACTCCGCCTTCGCCGAGCGCACGCTGGTCAAGGCCGTGCAGGCCGTGAAGATCCCGGCCGACATCCCGCTGACCTCGGCGGCGCTCATCGGCTGCGGGGTCCTCACGGGGGTGGGGGCCGTACTGAACCGGGCGCGGGTGGACCGCGGTGAGACGGTGGTCGTCATAGGCACCGGCGGCATCGGGCTGAACGTGCTGCAAGGGGCCCGGATCGCGGGCGCCACGACGATCGTGGCGGTGGACGCGAACCCGGCGAAGGAGGCGGTGGCCCGGCAGTTCGGCGCCACGCACTTCATCGACGCGTCCGCCGTGACCGACCCGTCGGCGGCGGTCCGCGAGATCCTGCCGACCGGCGCCGACCACGCCTTCGAGTGCGTGGGCAACGTCAAGCTGATCCGCCAGGCGATCGACCTCCTCGACCGGCACGGCCAGGCGGTCCTGCTCGGCGTGCCCGGCTTCCGGGAGGAGGCGTCGTTCCTCGTGTCGTCCATGTACCTGGACAAGACGATCATGGGCTGCCGGTACGGGTCCTCCCGCCCGCAGCGCGACATCGCGCTCTACGCCGAGCTCTACCGGCAGGGCGGGCTGCTGCTGGACGAACTGGTGACGGAGGTCTACCCGGTCGAGGACTTCGCCAAGGCCGTGGACGACGCCCACCACGGACGGGTGGCCAGGGGAGTGCTCACCTTCTGA
- a CDS encoding D-alanyl-D-alanine carboxypeptidase family protein: MRRTRGAIAVTVATGAFLVAAAPASSAAPVAAPPVTAAGSILIDGTSGATLASKDADTQRQGASTTKIMTAQVVMRTPNLNYDQKITIKQEYVDYVVREGASSAHLKVGSTPTVRQLLYGLMLPSGCDAAYALADTFGKGATTQARTADFIAQMNAKAKSLGMTKTVYDSFDGISPTGKNLTTARDLAKLTKYAMSGVTFPKIVAAKTYSTGGTSTDATWGNSNLLIRERPTGYAYPGAIGVKTGTGTAAGKCLVYSATRNGKTVIGVLLNDEERYADSMKLMDWALGSSAGSGAALQRGNTDPIPDVLD; the protein is encoded by the coding sequence ATGCGCCGCACGCGCGGCGCGATCGCCGTCACGGTCGCCACCGGGGCCTTCCTGGTGGCCGCTGCGCCGGCCTCGTCGGCGGCTCCGGTCGCCGCACCTCCCGTCACGGCCGCCGGCTCGATCCTGATCGACGGCACCAGCGGGGCCACGCTGGCCAGCAAGGACGCTGACACCCAGCGGCAGGGGGCGAGCACCACGAAGATCATGACCGCCCAGGTCGTGATGCGCACGCCCAACCTGAACTACGACCAGAAGATCACCATCAAGCAGGAGTACGTGGACTACGTCGTCCGCGAGGGCGCCAGCTCGGCCCACCTGAAGGTGGGTTCCACCCCGACGGTCCGCCAGCTGCTGTACGGGCTGATGCTCCCGTCGGGCTGCGACGCGGCCTACGCGCTCGCCGACACCTTCGGCAAGGGCGCGACCACGCAGGCCCGCACGGCGGACTTCATCGCACAGATGAACGCCAAGGCGAAGTCGCTGGGCATGACCAAGACCGTCTACGACTCCTTCGACGGCATCTCGCCGACCGGCAAGAACCTCACCACCGCCCGCGACCTGGCGAAGCTCACCAAGTACGCGATGTCGGGCGTCACCTTCCCGAAGATCGTGGCGGCGAAGACCTACAGCACGGGCGGCACCTCGACCGACGCCACGTGGGGCAACAGCAACCTGCTCATCAGGGAGCGTCCCACCGGCTACGCGTACCCGGGTGCGATCGGTGTCAAGACCGGCACCGGCACCGCCGCGGGCAAGTGCCTCGTCTACTCCGCGACCCGTAACGGCAAGACCGTCATCGGCGTCCTGCTGAACGACGAGGAGCGCTACGCGGACTCGATGAAGCTCATGGACTGGGCGCTCGGTTCGAGCGCCGGCTCCGGGGCGGCACTGCAGCGCGGCAACACCGACCCGATCCCGGACGTCCTCGACTGA
- a CDS encoding flavin reductase family protein has product MAATVVRYLRSVGSPTSAPAQREPESVDALPRPDLRAVGEDERAPVSPAEFRAVLGNFASGVTVITAPPGEDAQGPAGFACQSFASLSLDPPLVTFMVARTSTTWPRIARAGVFCVNILGAEQGELCRSFAVSGADKFAGVTHTPAPVTGSPQLDAVPAWIDCRIQAVHTGGDHLIVVGRVVAMGAAGEGEPLLFHKGRFGRLAD; this is encoded by the coding sequence ATGGCGGCCACCGTCGTCCGATACCTCAGGTCAGTGGGCTCCCCCACCTCCGCCCCGGCGCAGCGGGAACCCGAGTCCGTCGACGCCCTGCCGCGTCCCGACCTGCGCGCCGTCGGCGAGGACGAGCGCGCGCCGGTGTCCCCCGCCGAGTTCCGGGCCGTACTCGGGAACTTCGCCAGCGGGGTCACCGTCATCACGGCACCGCCCGGCGAGGACGCGCAGGGCCCGGCCGGCTTCGCCTGCCAGTCGTTCGCCTCGCTGTCCCTCGACCCGCCCCTGGTCACCTTCATGGTGGCCCGTACGTCGACCACCTGGCCGCGGATCGCCCGCGCCGGGGTGTTCTGCGTCAACATCCTCGGCGCCGAACAGGGTGAGTTGTGCCGGTCCTTCGCCGTCAGCGGCGCGGACAAGTTCGCCGGGGTGACGCACACGCCCGCACCCGTCACGGGATCGCCGCAGCTCGACGCCGTGCCCGCCTGGATCGACTGCCGGATCCAGGCCGTCCACACCGGCGGGGACCACCTCATCGTCGTGGGCCGGGTGGTGGCCATGGGTGCGGCCGGTGAGGGCGAACCGCTCCTCTTCCACAAGGGCCGCTTCGGGCGCCTCGCCGACTGA
- a CDS encoding VOC family protein, producing the protein MLGTDFTTGSPNWLDLGSPDTAAAAAFYGAVLGWEFVSAGPEAGGYGFFQVDGKTVAALGPLTEEGATSAWMQHFMTPDIQATATAVTAGGGTVRTEPMDVMGEGWLAQFTDPQGAEFACWQPGKTKGLQLTSADNTLVWTELHVPDPVADITFYAGVFGWRSAEMPAPGMTYRVLSTADGDQQDASFGGVAPFLGEGGEEQARWVPYFASADVDAIVAAAKAGGGTVIMPATDLPEVGRIAWLADPAGAVFALLKPDPRM; encoded by the coding sequence ATGCTCGGCACCGACTTCACCACCGGATCACCCAACTGGCTCGACCTCGGCAGCCCCGACACCGCGGCGGCCGCCGCGTTCTACGGCGCCGTCCTCGGCTGGGAGTTCGTCTCCGCCGGACCCGAGGCGGGCGGGTACGGGTTCTTCCAGGTGGACGGCAAGACCGTCGCCGCACTCGGGCCGCTCACCGAGGAGGGGGCCACGTCCGCCTGGATGCAGCACTTCATGACCCCCGACATCCAGGCCACCGCGACGGCCGTCACCGCCGGCGGCGGCACGGTCCGGACGGAGCCCATGGACGTCATGGGAGAGGGCTGGCTGGCCCAGTTCACCGACCCGCAGGGCGCCGAGTTCGCCTGCTGGCAGCCCGGGAAGACCAAAGGACTCCAGCTGACCTCCGCCGACAACACGCTGGTGTGGACGGAACTCCACGTGCCGGACCCCGTCGCCGACATCACCTTCTACGCCGGCGTGTTCGGCTGGCGCAGCGCCGAGATGCCCGCGCCCGGAATGACGTACCGGGTACTGAGCACCGCCGACGGTGACCAGCAGGACGCCTCCTTCGGCGGGGTCGCCCCCTTCCTGGGCGAGGGCGGGGAGGAGCAGGCGCGCTGGGTGCCGTACTTCGCCTCGGCGGACGTCGACGCCATCGTCGCGGCGGCCAAGGCGGGCGGCGGAACGGTGATCATGCCGGCCACCGACCTCCCCGAGGTCGGCCGGATCGCCTGGCTGGCCGACCCGGCCGGAGCGGTGTTCGCGCTGCTCAAGCCCGACCCGCGGATGTAG
- a CDS encoding enoyl-CoA hydratase/isomerase family protein: MTAAPEDEVLHRIESNVSWITLNRPEAMNAVTWDQRERVIALLGEASADPAVRAVVVTATGKGFCAGADLRGGPAAGGERVAGDVARMIRLGAQRLITAVLDCEKPVLAAVNGTAAGIGAHLALACDLVIAAEPARFIEVFVRRGLVPDGGGAYLLPRLVGPQKAKELMFFGDAVPAAEAERLGLVNRVVPAEELEATAREWAERLAQGPTRALAMTKQLVNASLDGDRAAALAAEATAQEINMTTADANEGVASFVERRTPKYLGR; the protein is encoded by the coding sequence ATGACCGCCGCCCCCGAGGACGAAGTCCTCCACCGGATCGAGAGCAACGTCTCGTGGATCACCCTCAACCGCCCCGAGGCGATGAACGCCGTCACCTGGGACCAGCGCGAGCGCGTCATCGCGCTGCTCGGCGAGGCCTCCGCCGACCCGGCCGTGCGGGCCGTCGTCGTCACCGCCACCGGCAAGGGCTTCTGTGCGGGCGCCGACCTGCGCGGCGGCCCCGCCGCCGGTGGGGAGCGCGTCGCCGGCGACGTCGCCCGGATGATCCGCCTCGGCGCGCAGCGCCTGATCACCGCCGTGCTCGACTGCGAGAAGCCCGTCCTCGCCGCCGTCAACGGCACGGCGGCCGGTATCGGCGCCCACCTCGCCCTCGCGTGCGACCTCGTGATCGCCGCCGAACCGGCCCGTTTCATCGAGGTGTTCGTCCGGCGCGGTCTGGTTCCCGACGGCGGGGGCGCGTACCTGCTGCCCCGGCTCGTCGGCCCGCAGAAGGCCAAGGAGCTGATGTTCTTCGGCGACGCCGTCCCGGCCGCCGAGGCCGAACGCCTGGGCCTGGTCAACCGGGTGGTTCCGGCCGAGGAGTTGGAGGCGACGGCCCGGGAATGGGCCGAGCGGCTCGCCCAGGGGCCCACCCGGGCCCTGGCCATGACCAAGCAGCTGGTCAACGCCTCCCTGGACGGCGACCGGGCGGCCGCCCTGGCCGCCGAGGCCACCGCTCAGGAGATCAACATGACCACCGCCGACGCGAACGAGGGCGTGGCGAGCTTCGTGGAGCGCCGCACGCCCAAGTACCTCGGCCGCTGA